A section of the Macadamia integrifolia cultivar HAES 741 chromosome 9, SCU_Mint_v3, whole genome shotgun sequence genome encodes:
- the LOC122089495 gene encoding aspartyl protease family protein At5g10770-like, producing MLPGTKNLSRLLQLAHKYGPCSPLKGRKSKIPSLHQILIDDQTRVNSIHSKISNQQYSPVADSIVKLPANDGGFLGTTNFLVKIGLGKPGQNFTVEFDTGSSLTWIQCQPCGANQCYTQQDPYFNSSASSTYSNTPCSSNACSQLNSAGYAQSSCITNCIYHVYYGDGSSSQRYFATDTLTLSSSDVFPNFEFGCGENSQGTFGSYKLNSSTDGLLGFGRGQISMVSQTTQKYGGLFSYCLPSTTNSTGFLAFGSQVGNSSSNAQYTPLLIDSNNSSYYYLNMTGISVRGKKLSISETVFKTSGTIIDSGTVITRLAPTPYLGLRSAFRQAMSKYSAAASPDSLFDTCYNLSGYSKVELPTIVLHFGGGAEWNVDQSGIVFGGNSTPFCLAFAGNRDATQLAILGNTQQQTFEVVYDIVREKLGFGAGACS from the exons ATGCTTCCAGGTACCAAAAACTTAAGCAGGCTACTGCAGCTAGCTCACAAGTATGGGCCTTGCTCACCATTGAAGGGAAGGAAATCAAAAATTCCAAGTCTTCACCAGATTCTCATCGATGATCAAACCCGTGTTAACTCCATCCATTCCAAAATCTCCAACCAACAGTACTCACCGGTAGCAGATTCTATAGTTAAACTTCCGGCCAACGATGGTGGTTTCCTAGGAACAACCAACTTCCTTGTCAAGATTGGACTTGGAAAACCAGGGCAAAATTTCACAGTAGAATTCGATACAGGTAGTAGTCTCACTTGGATCCAATGCCAACCATGCGGCGCCAACCAATGCTACACACAACAAGATCCTTACTTCAATTCTTCTGCATCCTCCACCTATTCCAACACCCCATGTAGCTCCAACGCATGCTCGCAACTGAATTCAGCTGGCTATGCACAGTCATCCTGCATCACCAATTGTATCTACCATGTCTACTATGGTGATGGATCCTCCTCTCAACGCTACTTTGCAACCGATACACTAACACTATCTTCCTCTGATGTCTTCCCCAATTTCGAATTCGGGTGTGGTGAGAACAGCCAAGGCACATTTGGTtctt acaaacttaacagttcTACTGATGGATTATTAGGATTTGGCCGTGGTCAGATCTCTATGGTATCACAGACTACTCAAAAATATGGAGGGCTTTTCTCTTATTGTCTGCCATCCACAACCAACTCCACTGGTTTTCTTGCATTCGGAAGCCAAGTGGGGAATTCCTCTTCTAATGCTCAATACACTCCATTACTAATAGATTCCAACAACTCCTCTTACTATTACCTAAATATGACGGGTATAAGTGTTAGAGGGAAGAAATTATCTATCTCAGAAACAGTTTTTAAAACTTCAGGAACCATTATAGACTCTGGAACTGTCATCACTCGTTTGGCACCAACACCCTATTTAGGTCTCCGATCAGCATTTCGTCAAGCAATGTCCAAGTATTCGGCTGCGGCGTCACCAGATTCACTATTTGACACTTGCTATAACTTGTCTGGATACAGTAAGGTAGAGTTGCCAACCATAGTATTGCATTTTGGGGGAGGTGCTGAGTGGAATGTTGATCAGTCTGGGATTGTTTTTGGAGGAAACTCAACTCCATTCTGCTTGGCTTTTGCTGGAAACAGAGATGCTACCCAGTTGGCGATCCTTGGAAATACTCAACAGCAAACATTTGAGGTGGTTTATGACATAGTGAGAGAAAAGCTGGGATTTGGAGCTGGAGCTTGTAGTTAA
- the LOC122089496 gene encoding aspartyl protease family protein At5g10770-like yields the protein MLPGTKNLSRLLQLAHKYGPCSPLKGRKSKIPSLHQILIDDQTRVNSIHSKISNQQHSPVVDSTVKLPANDGGFLGTANFLVKIGLGKPEQNFTVEFDTGSSLTWIQCQPCGANQCYTQQDPYFNSSASSTYSNTPCSSNACSQLNSAGYAQSSCTTNCLYNITYADKSYTQGYFATDTLTLSSSVVFPNFKFGCGNNNQGTFGSTDGLLGLGRNQVSMVSQTAQMYGKLFSYCLPSTTSSTGFLAFGSQVGSSSSNAQYTPLLTDSNNSSYYYLNMTGISVGGKKLSISERVFKTSGTIIDSGTVITRLAPIAYSALRSAFRKAMSKYPTVPAPQYSVLDTCYNLSGYSKVELPSIVLHFGGGTDLNVDQSGILFGENSTRFCLAFAANRDATHLGVLGNTQQLTFEVVYDVVGEKLGLGAGACS from the coding sequence ATGCTTCCAGGTACCAAAAACTTAAGCAGGCTACTGCAGCTAGCTCACAAGTATGGGCCTTGCTCACCATTGAAGGGAAGGAAATCAAAAATTCCAAGTCTTCACCAGATTCTCATCGATGATCAAACCCGAGTTAACTCCATCCATTCCAAAATCTCCAACCAACAGCACTCACCGGTAGTAGATTCTACAGTTAAACTTCCCGCCAACGATGGTGGTTTCCTAGGGACAGCTAACTTCCTTGTCAAGATTGGACTTGGAAAACCGGAGCAAAATTTCACAGTAGAATTCGATACAGGTAGTAGTCTCACTTGGATCCAATGCCAACCATGCGGCGCCAACCAATGCTACACACAACAAGATCCTTACTTCAATTCTTCTGCATCCTCCACCTATTCCAACACCCCATGTAGCTCCAACGCATGCTCGCAACTGAATTCAGCTGGCTATGCACAATCATCCTGCACCACCAATTGCCTATACAATATCACCTATGCTGACAAATCCTACACTCAAGGCTACTTTGCAACTGATACACTCACACTATCTTCCTCTGTTGTCTTCCCCAATTTCAAATTCGGGTGTGGTAATAACAACCAAGGCACATTTGGTTCTACAGACGGATTACTAGGCCTCGGCCGCAATCAAGTCTCCATGGTATCACAGACTGCTCAAATGTATGGAAAGCTTTTCTCTTATTGTCTTCCTTCCACAACCAGCTCCACTGGTTTTCTTGCATTTGGTAGCCAAGTGGGGAGTTCCTCTTCTAATGCTCAATACACTCCATTACTAACAGATTCCAACAACTCCTCGTACTATTACCTAAATATGACGGGTATAAGTGTTGGAGGGAAGAAATTATCTATCTCAGAAAGAGTTTTTAAAACTTCAGGAACTATTATAGACTCTGGAACTGTCATCACTCGGCTGGCACCAATAGCCTATTCAGCTCTTCGGTCAGCATTTCGTAAAGCAATGTCCAAGTATCCGACTGTGCCGGCACCACAGTATTCAGTATTGGACACATGCTATAACTTATCTGGATATAGTAAGGTAGAGTTACCAAGCATAGTATTGCATTTTGGGGGAGGTACTGACTTGAATGTTGATCAATCTGGGATTCTCTTTGGAGAAAACTCAACAAGATTTTGCTTGGCTTTTGCTGCAAACAGAGATGCTACCCATTTGGGGGTCCTTGGAAATACTCAACAGCTAACATTTGAGGTGGTTTATGACGTGGTAGGCGAAAAACTGGGACTTGGCGCTGGAGCTTGTAGTTAA
- the LOC122089494 gene encoding aspartyl protease family protein At5g10770-like, translating to MAAKNLSQLLTYHVVSLSSLMPASVCSTPAQGSKSLSGLLEVTHKYGPCSPLKQGNAKIPSLRQILIDDQTRVNSIHSKFSNQQSPVAGSKLKLPANSGISLGTGEFIVRIGFGTPKKDFTVVFDTGSDLTWIQCLPCTIQCFLQQDPYFNPSASSTYSNIQCGSAACSQVKSATGYSPSCTTDCIYQAAYNDGSTTEGYFSTDTLTLSSSAIFPNFKFGCGENNQAPLLLGSADGLLGLGRDPISIVSQTAQKYGKLFSYCLPSTTSSTGFLTFGSQAGASSSSLQYTPLLINSDRPDYYYITMTGISVEGQLLSIPESVFRTSGTIIDSGTVISRLAPTAYSALRLAFRLAMSKYPATASPYSLYDTCYDFSGYTSVQLPSIVLHLGGGTDLNVDESGILYHATSSVYCLAFSANDADTDLGILGNNQQKRFEVVYNVAGGKLGFGAGACS from the exons ATGGCAGCGAAGAATCTTTCTCAACTCCTGACCTATCATGTCGTTTCACTCAGCTCCTTGATGCCAGCCTCAGTTTGTTCTACTCCTGCCCAAG GTTCCAAAAGCTTAAGCGGGCTACTGGAAGTAACTCACAAATATGGGCCTTGCTCACCACTCAAGCAAGGAAATGCAAAAATTCCTAGTCTTCGCCAGATTCTCATCGATGACCAAACCAGAGTCAACTCCATCCATTCCAAATTCTCCAACCAACAGTCACCAGTAGCAGGTTCTAAATTAAAACTTCCTGCCAACTCTGGCATATCCCTAGGGACTGGAGAATTCATTGTTAGGATTGGATTTGGAACACCAAAGAAAGATTTCACAGTAGTCTTCGATACAGGTAGTGATCTAACTTGGATCCAATGCCTACCATGCACCATCCAATGCTTTTTACAACAAGATCCCTACTTCAACCCTTCTGCTTCCTCCACCTATTCCAACATCCAATGTGGCTCCGCCGCATGCTCGCAAGTGAAATCGGCCACCGGCTACTCACCGTCCTGCACCACCGATTGCATCTACCAGGCAGCCTATAATGACGGCTCCACCACTGAAGGCTACTTTTCAACCGATACACTTACACTATCTTCCTCTGCTATATTCCCCAATTTCAAATTCGGGTGTGGTGAAAACAACCAAGCGCCTCTTTTATTGGGCTCTGCAGATGGATTACTAGGTCTCGGCCGTGATCCAATCTCTATAGTATCACAGACTGCTCAAAAGTATGGAAAGCTTTTCTCCTATTGTCTTCCATCCACAACCAGCTCCACTGGTTTTCTTACTTTCGGTAGCCAAGCTGgggcttcctcttcttctctccaatACACTCCACTACTAATAAATTCGGATCGCCCTGACTACTATTACATAACTATGACAGGTATAAGTGTTGAAGGGCAGTTACTTTCAATCCCAGAATCAGTTTTTAGAACTTCAGGAACCATTATAGACTCTGGAACTGTCATCAGTCGTTTGGCACCAACAGCCTATTCAGCTCTTCGGTTGGCATTTCGTCTAGCAATGTCCAAGTATCCCGCTACGGCGTCACCGTATTCACTATATGATACATGCTATGACTTTTCTGGATACACTAGTGTACAATTACCAAGCATAGTATTGCATTTAGGGGGAGGTACTGACTTGAATGTTGATGAGTCTGGGATTCTATATCATGCAACCTCATCTGTATATTGCTTGGCTTTTTCTGCAAACGATGCTGATACAGATCTGGGGATCCTTGGAAATAATCAACAGAAGAGATTTGAGGTGGTTTATAATGTGGCAGGAGGAAAGCTGGGATTTGGAGCTGGAGCTTGTAGCTAA
- the LOC122089493 gene encoding uncharacterized protein LOC122089493, producing the protein MKILYWNIRGVRKAAGLCALRLLVKEHAPDVLCLAEPMVQVCKFSVIFFSRLGYAVDFIPNFRDDKVPNLWIIWKLGVSRPVVADLELSISALVPWSVMGDFNATLFSHEKRGPGKFNLGSAAEFQAMVDACELLSIPSQGKKFTWTTNRRRGHAVAVLDRSFCNGKWIEVFRNVKQRVLLSSVSDHAPLIVVSDDVQRPTNIPFRFHSFWMENDQFISVVEEAWKTSIGGNPIFVLAQKLKQVKENLKVWARANFPNLNDEVDKAKLELKKVQDMIEVAGMNDELFNREADAKTVLLKANQMYEKLWAEKAKLRWMKNGDCNSKIFHLSVKLRRLKNQITSLKKEDGTWVSDQQGISSYVSDFFEKFHEADEITVHNDLLDNIPRVLEEEDVAGLEIVPSGDEIKQAVWDLDPVSSPGPDGFPGSFFRRCWTIVEGDFCRAVKKFFEEGRLPKGINNCFISLIPKVEGAASLDRFRPICMGNFYCKVISKILSSRLLVVLPKLISEEQGAFQQGKIISANISLASELSNLMHSSVRGGGMGLKLDVQKAVSILVNGGPVGFFGVGRGLRQGDPLSPFLFILAEEVLCRGLRSMVQNGLIKSLPGPRGKKIVVKWDEIDGSLKTTYLSSSIWPGLKKVWRWVQSHEQWTVGNGQRINFWKDSWLGKKSIEEMYGSQLDIFDSMQAKVSDFICQDEWNFPQGLN; encoded by the exons ATGAAGATTCTGTATTGGAACATTCGGGGTGTTAGGAAGGCAGCAGGGTTGTGCGCTTTACGTCTACTGGTGAAGGAGCATGCCCCGGATGTGTTATGCTTGGCTGAACCCATGGTTCAGGTATGtaaattttctgttattttctttagtcggtTGGGGTATGCGGTGGATTTCATTCCAAATTTTCGGGATGACAAAgtcccaaatttatggattatatgGAAGTTGGGGGTTTCGAGACCAGTTGTTGCAG ATTTGGAGTTGTCGATATCAGCTTTGGTTCCGTGGTCTGTGatgggggatttcaatgcaacccTGTTCTCgcatgagaaaagaggtccTGGTAAGTTTAATCTTGGATCAGCTGCTGAATTCCAGGCAATGGTTGATGCGTGTGAATTGCTTTCTATCCcttctcagggaaagaaattcacttggactACTAATCGTCGAAGGGGTCATGCAGTTGCAGTGTTGGATCGGAGTTTTTGTAATGGGAAGTGGATAGAGGTGTTTAGAAATGTGAAGCAGCGTGTTTTGTTGTCTTCGGTATCAGATCATGCCCCTTTAATTGTTGTCTCTGATGATGTTCAAAGACCTACAAATATCCCCTTTAGATTCCATagcttttggatggaaaatgatcaatttatctCTGTGGTTGAGGAAGCTTGGAAAACTTCGATAGGGGGTAATCCAATTTTCGTTCTGGCACAAAAATTAAAGCAGGTCAAGGAGAATTTAAAGGTTTGGGCGAGGGCCAATTTTCCTAATCTGAATGATGAGGTCGATAAAGCAAAGCTGGAATTAAAGAAGGTTCAAGATATGATAGAGGTGGCTGGgatgaatgatgaattatttaACAGAGAGGCAGATGCAAAAACAGTATTATTGAAGGCCAACCAAATGTACGAGAAgttgtgggctgaaaaagctaaactgagatggatgaaaaatggaGATTGTAACTCGAAAATTTTTCATCTCTCCGTGAAGCTTAGGAGGTTGAAAAATCAGATCACCTCCctaaaaaaggaagatggaacTTGGGTTTCAGACCAACAGGGAATATCGTCTTATgtctctgatttttttgagaaatttcatgaGGCTGATGAAATCACGGTTCATAATGACCTTCTTGATAATATTCCCAGAGTGTTGGAGGAGGAGGACGTGGCAGGATTGGAGATTGTCCCGAGTGGGGACGAAATAAAACAAGCTgtttgggatttagatcctgttagctctccaggtcctgatgggttcccaGGTAGTTTCTTCAGGCGATGTTGGACTATTGTTGAGGGTGATTTTTGCAGGGCAGTGAAAAAATTCTTTGAGGAAGGGCGGCTTCCTAAAGGAATAAATAACTGCTTTATTTCCTTGATCCCCAAAGTTGAGGGGGCGGCCTCTCTAGATAGGTTTCGACctatatgtatggggaatttttactGCAAAGTGATATCAAAAATTCTATCTTCAAGATTACTTGTTGTTTTGCCTAAATTGATTTCGGAAGAGCAAGGCGCTTTCCAGCAGGGTAAAATAATTTCAGCAAATATCAGCCTCGCCTCAGAACTGTCAAATTTGATGCATTCTTCAGTTAGGGGTGGTGGAATGGGACTGAAGCTCGATGTTCAAAAGGC AGTATCAATTTTGGTGAACGGTGGCCCGGTGGGGTTCTTTGGGGTTGGTAGAGGTCTCCGACAAGGAGATCCTTtgtctccctttttatttattctggcaGAAGAGGTTCTCTGTAGAGGTCTTAGAAGCATGGTTCAGAATGGTTTGATAAAGTCTCTTCCTGGGCCTCGAG ggaagaagatagtggTGAAGTGGGATGAG ATTGATGGTTCGCTGAAAACTAcctacctttcctcttcgaTATGGCCTGGTCTTAAAAAGGTGTGGCGGTGGGTACAGTCTCATGAGCAATGGACTGTTGGGAATGGTCAgaggataaatttttggaaagatagctGGCTGGGAAAGAAGTCTATTGAGGAGATGTATGGTTCGCAGTTAGATATCTTTGATTCGATGCAGGCAAAGGTTTCTGATTTCATTTGCCAAGATGAGTGGAATTTTCCCCAG GGATTGAATTAG
- the LOC122088346 gene encoding aspartyl protease family protein At5g10770-like: MAIINYSAYFLFLLLSTVLPLFLFSCSEKVEAYRFGEMFANHQLHTFHVVSLSSLQPAAVCSTSAQGSKNICKLLPVAHKYGPCSPLKKGKSKFSIARQILIDDENRVKSIHSKISNKQSPVADSTITLPANSGAYLGTGNFVVNIGIGTPEKKFTVAFDTGSDLTWIQCLPCNASQCYSQQDPYFNPSASSTYSNIPCNSSVCTQLQLILGDTLSCNTTTTCQYQIFYGDSSFSQGDFATDTLTLSSSDVFPDFQFGCGHNNQGLFGSTDGLLGLSRDQISLVSQTVQRYGKLFSYCLPPTSSSTGFLAFGCEAGSSSTLQYTPLLTNQNDPLSYYLNMTGISVGGQMLNISESVFTTSGTIIDSGTVITRLAPTAYSALRSAFRQGMSKYPMAPSPNSIFDTCYDFSGYSTVDLPTIGLNFEGDTDLNVDQSGTLFQASSTVYCLAFAGNSADTDLGILGNTQQLTFEVVYDVEGAKLGFGAGACS; encoded by the exons ATGGCCATAATAAACTACTCTGCctacttcctcttccttcttctctcaactGTTCTTCCTTTGTTTCTCTTTAGTTGTTCAGAGAAGGTGGAGGCCTATAGATTCGGAGAAATGTTTGCAAATCATCAACTCCATACATTTCATGTCGTTTCACTCAGCTCCTTGCAGCCAGCCGCAGTTTGTTCCACTAGTGCACAAG GTTCTAAAAACATATGCAAGCTTCTGCCAGTAGCTCACAAATATGGGCCATGCTCACCACTCAAGAAAgggaaatcaaaattttcaattgctCGCCAGATTCTCATCGACGACGAAAATCGAGTCAAGTCCATCCATTCCAAAATCTCCAACAAACAATCACCGGTAGCAGATTCTACAATAACACTTCCGGCCAACTCCGGTGCTTACCTAGGGACTGGAAACTTCGTTGTCAATATTGGAATTGGAACACCAGAGAAAAAGTTCACAGTAGCCTTCGATACAGGTAGTGATCTCACTTGGATCCAATGCCTACCATGCAACGCCAGCCAATGCTATTCGCAACAAGATCCCTACTTCAACCCTTCTGCATCCTCCACCTATTCTAACATCCCATGTAACTCTTCTGTGTGTACCCAACTGCAACTAATCCTAGGCGACACACTGTCCtgtaacaccaccaccacatgcCAATACCAGATTTTTTATGGTGACAGTTCCTTCTCTCAAGGGGACTTTGCAACAGACACATTAACACTGTCTTCCAGTGATGTCTTTCCGGACTTCCAATTTGGGTGTGGTCATAACAACCAAGGCCTATTTGGTTCTACAGATGGATTACTAGGTCTTAGCCGTGATCAGATCTCTTTGGTATCACAGACTGTTCAAAGGTATGGAAAGCTTTTCTCCTATTGTCTTCCACCCACAAGCAGCTCCACTGGTTTTCTTGCTTTCGGTTGTGAAGCAGGTTCCTCTTCTACTCTTCAATACACTCCACTGCTAACAAATCAGAACGACCCACTGTCTTATTACCTAAATATGACGGGTATAAGTGTTGGAGGACAGATGCTAAATATCTCAGAATCAGTATTTACAACTTCAGGAACCATTATAGACTCTGGAACTGTCATCACTCGTTTGGCACCAACAGCCTATTCAGCCTTACGGTCAGCATTTCGTCAAGGTATGTCAAAGTATCCCATGGCGCCGTCACCGAATTCTATATTCGACACATGCTATGACTTTTCTGGATACAGTACGGTAGACTTACCAACCATAGGATTGAATTTTGAGGGAGATACTGACTTGAATGTTGATCAGTCTGGGACTTTATTTCAAGCAAGCTCAACTGTATATTGCTTGGCTTTTGCTGGAAATAGTGCTGATACAGATTTGGGGATCCTTGGAAATACGCAACAGCTGACATTTGAGGTGGTTTATGATGTGGAAGGAGCAAAGCTGGGATTTGGCGCTGgggcttgtagttaa